One window of Carcharodon carcharias isolate sCarCar2 chromosome 25, sCarCar2.pri, whole genome shotgun sequence genomic DNA carries:
- the LOC121269591 gene encoding small cysteine and glycine repeat-containing protein 6-like, with the protein MAVAVADYDCVYDCVCDCVCDCDWSSGCGCFRGCDRGCDRGCGCDRGCVCDRGCVCDRGCVCDRGCDHGCGCNRGCGCNRGCDRGYGCDRGCGCD; encoded by the coding sequence atggctgtggctgtggctgacTATGACTGTGTCTAtgactgtgtctgtgactgtgtctgtgactgCGACTGGAGCTCTGGCTGTGGCTGTTTCCGTGGCTGCGACCGTGGCTGCGACCGTGGCTGTGGCTGCGACCGTGGCTGTGTCTGCGACCGTGGCTGTGTCTGCGACCGTGGCTGTGTCTGCGACCGTGGCTGCGACCATGGCTGTGGCTGCAACCGTGGCTGTGGCTGCAACCGTGGCTGCGACCGTGGCTATGGCTGCGACCGTGGCTGTGGCTGCGACTGA